The DNA sequence GTGTAACAATTGGTGCAGTTCTATTATGGGAATTGTTAAGAGGTATAGAGAAAATAAATAAGAATTTATTTGTTATTGGTATTGCGTGTTCAGACGTGTTCTTTGCATTAGATACCTTTTGTATATATGTCAGATATTGGTGGAAAGATTTTCCATATGCTGAAATCACAAATTTAACGTGTGTTATATTGTTTGTTATATCAGTGGCATTTATTATGTTGCATGTTAGTGTGGGAATCAAGGAAAAGACGCTGAATCTTGATTGTAAATATATTACACTTTCAATATTTATAATAATATGCTTTGTGCTTCAATGGATATCTATATATGTAAGTACTTTGAGAAAAATACCATGGGCTTGCATTGGATACATATTTTTCTGTATTGTTGAAATAGTGTATATAAGAAAAAGAAGTAGTACAAGTTTAGATGGATGTATAAATAATGATGAAAACAAAAGTGGAAGTGATGACAATATACTTATGTATGATGGATTGACTAAGCGGGAACAGGAGATAGCAGAGTGCATTTGTCAGGGGCTTAGTAATAAAGAAATCGCAGAGAAACTTGTAATATCTCAAAATACAGTGAGAAATCATATATATAATCTGTACAGAAAAACGGAAGTGAAGAACAAGGTTGAATTCGTAAATAAGATGAGAAAATAGCGTATTTAAAGGGTACTAGTACATGTGTACTAGTATCTTTTTGTATAAAAAAATTGCATGAATTGTGGAAAATGAGACATGTATACTATTTTATTTTCGATTGATTCTCTATATAATCCGACTAGAAGTTTGAATAAAGTCACAAGGTAAAAGGAGAAATAGTTATGATTTATTTGAGATTGTTTTCACAGGATAGAATCAGTCTGGTTATGACGAGTTGTATGCTGGTTTGTTTTTTGGGAATTTTGATTGCATTACATTTTTGTAAAAAGAAAAAAGAATTTATATCAAAAAAGTGGAAATGGATTTGTTGTATTCCATTTGCAATGAGTTTACTGCATTTGTTTTTCTTGGGATTTAAGGGGAAGATAGTGATGTCGCTGGTATATTACGGGGGAATCTATATTGTATCAGCATTGATTATGCTATTACCTTATATTGTAAATATGAAATACAAAGTAGTTGTAGAAATCATATCAGTAGTTGTAGTAATTATATTGAGTTTATACACTGTAGCATATCCGGCTATTACAAACAGTGATACAAGAAATTTTTCACATTTAAGCTATGAAGAATCATTTGAAGCGATGATTGGTAATATAAAGAAATATGATTCTGTAAGTAAGTGGAAAGAGACAGATTTTGATAAATTAAGAGAAGAAATACTGCCAAAAATCAGAAAAGCCGAAGAACATGAAAGCCCTGCAGCGTTTTATGCTGCACTTTGTGAATTTACATATTATCTATATGATGGACATTCATGGGTAAAAACTGGAAGTGAACAGATTGCTAAAGAAGCTGAAGAAATTATGGCAGGAAATGACTATGGCTTTTCTATGGTGAGATTGGATACGGGTGAAACTATTGCAGTGTGTGTAGAAAAAAATAGTGTAGCTGAAAAAGCGGGAATACATTTTGGGACTGTAATAAAATCATGGAATGGTAAGGAAATAGATAAGGCAATTGAGGAAACGAAGTGCATTTACACAAAAGAGTATGGTCGCTGGCCGGTGGAAGAGAATGAGGAGATGTATAAACCTGTTTTTCTGGCAGGAAAAGGGGAAGAAACTGTGGAGGTAGAGTTTATTGACGAGACAGGAGGTAGACAGAGTTTGACACTTTCTAAAATAGGAAATTATCGTGAAAGACTTGAAAAAGTTGCGGGAATAATACAGGGAAAGAGTGTACTTGAAGAAAAAGAAAATTTTTATACAGAAATGCTTAATGATACCGTTGGATATATAAGAATTTTAGAAGAAGAAACAACATTGTTCGAAGATATTCCAGCATATATATCAGGACATAATGAATATGCGAAAGAACTATTGGCAAATAAGATTGATGAACTAAAGGCAAAGGGTATGGAGAGTCTTATTATTGATGTAAGAAATAATACTGGTGGATATACTTCGATGGTCAGAGATTGGGCCGGAATGTTTACAAAAGAAGCATTTTTTGTTGATAATATGGCATATTGTGAAGGGGATGAAACGGAAATTGTTAAGGAGGAATGGGTAGACGCAGATGGCAGATATGCAGATATACCTACAGTTGTACTGACAAATAGCAGATGTGTCAGTGCAGGTGATTATCTGGTTTATTGCTTTGGAAAATGTGAAAATGTAAGGGTGGCTGGAATGACGACAAGTTGTGGCTCCTCACAGCCGGTAGGTGGTAATTGTGTAATGACGGATTGTATTGGAGAGGTAAGATTTCCTGTTAACTGGATGCTGGAAGAAAATGGGGATTATTTTATTGATTCAAAAGCAGATAGAATATCAAGACTTCCAAATGATGTAGATATAAGTTTTGATTACGAGGCGGCAAAGAAGATGTTTGAAGATGGTGTGGATTATGAATTGATGAAATTGATGGACTTCTAAATATAGACTTGTTGGATTTTCTGCTTAATGATACAATAATATAAATTTTTATTTTGGGAGGAGAACAATGTTTCAGGAACTAAAGAAGAAATCAGATTTAAGGAGTTACTATGTCAGCAAATAGGAAAATCGTAATTATTGGAGCGGGGCATGTTGGTTCTCACTGTGCATATGCCTTGGCGATTCAGGGAATTTGTGAAGAAATTGTATTATTAGATATTGATGAAGTCAAAGCAGAAAGTCATGCTATGGACATTGCAGACAGTGTATGTTTTCTTGGAAGTTCTGTAATAGTACGAACAGGGGATTATCAGGATTGCAAAGATGCAGATATTATCGTGATTAGTGCCGGAGTACCGCGGTTGCCGGGACAGACCAGATTAGATACATTAGGTGCGTCCCTAGAGTGCATGAAGGAGATAGTTACTCATTTGGAAAAAATAGAAATTCCGGGAATTATTATCACTATCTCTAATCCGGCAGATATTATTGCAGATTATATTCGCAAAGAAACCGGCCTTCCAAGAAACAGAGTATTCAGCACAGGAACATCTCTCGATACAGCGAGAATGAGAAGAACAGTTGGTGACTTGTGCAAGGTTGACCCGCATAGTGTCGTTGGATTTGTAATGGGAGAGCACGGAGATTCTTCCATGATACCATTCTCACATCTTACTATATTTGGTAAGGGTTACAAAGAACTAAAACAAGAAGATTCGATACGGTATGGAAATCTTTCAGAGGAAAAGATTTTAGAGAGAACTCATTTGCGCGGAATGGACATTATCAACGGAAAAGGTTCCACAGAATTTGGAATTGGATATGTGCTGGCAGACATGGCAAAGGCAGTATTGATGAATGAGCACAGAGTACTTCCGGCATCCGTACTTCTGGAAGGAGAATATGGGCAAACGGCAGTCCATGCAGGAGTGCCGTGTGTGATAGGCAGAAATGGAATTGAACAGATTATTGAACTGAAGCTGACAGAAGAAGAGCAGAGACAGTTTGATGCTTCTTGTGATATTATTCGAAAATACATGCCATGATTTTTTGTGAAAGGAAAAAAGTGTAATGAGAAAATATTTTTGGCAGAAAGATAATGTGTCACTGGTAACATATACGGAAAAATATAAAGATTTTATAGATAACGAGCCGGATGAGGAAGATATTTGCCTGATGATTCTTAACGAAAATGAGGAATGTGTTGGACATATTGTGCTTAATTGGTTGGATGAGCGCGGCGGATCCACAGGGATTTATGTTGAGGTTGACGAAAAATATCGACGTCATGGATATGGAACTTCAGCAATGGAGATTATGTTGGAGTATGCATTTAACGAAAGAAGATTACATAAGGTGCAGGGGGCATCAAAATCTAACGAGGAGGGAATCGGGCAGTTTTTATATCAGCTTGGATTTTCTTATGAAGCAACCCGTTCTAATATGTTCGTAGTTGATGGTAAGAAGGTAGATGAGTATTATTATGGAATGACGGAAGCGGAATATCGTGATTCAGAAAGGGAAAAGAAACATCATACTATTGCACCGGCAGATTTTATGATTCCGGTTAGTAGTTGTTTTGGAATGCCGGAGGATGGTAGAAAATATGAGTTTACCTATGTAGATTATGAGCGAGATAATGACTGCTATTATTGTAATGGACTGAAATTTCGTGGAACAACAATGGAAGATTGTCTTACTAATAATGAGATTATTTATGATAGCAGAATTTGCAGATTGTTTGATGATGATGTGAAAATGCCCGGACTTACAGACGTAGTTGATGAATTTGCAGTAAATCATTTAAACTATAAAATGGAAGATGATAGATTGGAATTTGCCATTGAAGAGGATGGACAGTATATGGGATGCGTGAGTTTGTGCGGAATTAATAAGGAACATGAAAGAGTATCCGCAAGCATTTATTTGCGACCGGAATGCAGAGGTAAGGGAATTGGTCCAAGAGCATTACAATTTGCTATGTCATATGCTGCTAAGGAACTTGGATGTACCACCTTTTTTACCTGTGTATCAGCGGGAAATGAAGCTTCGGCAAGAATGATGTATAAAGTAGGTCTTCATTTGACAGGGATACAAAGAGAAGCAGCGTTTGTTGGTGGAAAATATGTAGACACTTATTTTTTTGAAAAATAGAAATTATCAGGAGGAAAGAGAATGAAATACAAAACAACAGATGAATGGAGAAATTTTTCTTTTGCAGAGGCATATATTGGAGATATTCAGGCAACAAATGGATTCTTTCACATGGAGCTTGATAATGTGACAATATTACCGGAAAATTCTTGCAACCGGGATATACGAAAAATGCGTACCAATGGATTAGTATTAAAATTAGAAGATTTTGCGATTACATCTCTAATAGAGGAAGGATATAAAGTATTTGATGCAAATGGAAATCCCATGAAAGAGGTAGAGGATGTTGTTATTGCAGAGAAAGACTACTTTTCTGTAATCAAGGAGTTGGTGGAAGGCGTGATTTATTCTTTGGAAAAAGAAGAAAATACCTATGTTTTTTCCATTGATGCGGTGAATGAGAGGACGTATACACTTGAAGTGAAAGCAAGCCATGATATTGAGGAGTGGGAGCGGTTTCTTAATTTGACAGCGGAATAAGTAGAGTATGATTAATGAGTTGAAAAAATTTAGGAGGAAAGATGATGAGTGAATTTACAACAATTCCAAACCATGTGAAGTTTAAAGCAAAGAAATTATTTGGTGAGGTAGGAAGAATTATTGATGGTTCCATTGCCTATATTGATTTAGAAGGCGGTGGTCCGGTAGAGCAGCATACCCATGAACATGATCATTTATTTATTGTAACCCAGGGAGCTGCGAAAATTTTGTTAGGTGATGAAGAAATTGTATTGAAAAAAGATGAGGCTTTTTTGGTAAAAGGTTCTATTCCACACGCCACTTGGAACATTTCGGATGGTGAGACTGTTATGATAGGAATTTCAGTAAAGCAGGAAAAATAAGTGCAAGAAAATAATTGACATGGACTCCTTTCAGGTATAAAATAGTTCACAAGTGAACAAAATGAAAATGAACTATGGAGAGAGTTATGACCAATGAATTAGAACTGTTGATTACAGGAAGACAATTTCAAAAAATGTGTGAAAGAGAATATGAGACAATCAGGAAGAAGTACGACTTGCGAAAAGTAGAGCTGGATATGTTATATTTTCTGGATTATTTTCAAGAGGCAAGAACGGCGAAAGATATTGCCAAAATGCGGCAGGTATCCAAAGCTCATATTTCTTCGGCGGTGGAGAATCTTGTGGGAAGACAGTTGCTTGAAACAAGAGAGGATCCGGAAGACCGCAGGCGTATGCTTTTGGAATTAACAGAAGCAGGAGGAGAAATTGTAAAGGAAGTAGCCTTGGTTCGAAAGCGTATGACAGAAATTGTTTATGATGGTATTACAGACCAAGAGAAACAAGTAATGCAGCAGGCAGCAAAGAAAATGATGCAGAATATGCAAAAAGAGATTAAGGTCACCGGAAAGGAGAATGCGCAATGAAGATGATTGCTATTGACAGAGAATATGGAAGCGGTGGAAGAGAAGTAGGAAAGATTATTTCAGAGAAAACAGGAATACCATGTTATGATAATCGTCTGATTATGGAAGCAGCAGAGAATTTTGGACTAAGTGTGGGCATGATGAAAGATTATGATGAAAAGAATATTGGAAGTACCCTGTATAATATTGCCATGATAGCCAGCAATATGAAAATGGATGGAGAAAGCAATAAGACATATGAGATTTATTATGCTATTTCTGAAACGATAAAGAGAATTGCTGCTGAGGGACCGGCCATTTTTATTGGAAGATGTGCAGGTGAAACGTTAAGGGAGAATGAAAATGTTGTAAATGCGTTCATTTATGCATCAGATGTAGAAAAGCGTAAACAGCGTATCATGGAAGTGGATCATGTATCGGAAAGTAATGCAAATTATGCATTAAAGAGACGGGATAAGCAGCGAAAAGCATTTTATGAGTTTTATACCAATAAGAAGTGGGGAGAACGGCAGAATTACGATATTATGC is a window from the Roseburia sp. 499 genome containing:
- a CDS encoding helix-turn-helix domain-containing protein; translation: MEHIVILAHFICVTIGAVLLWELLRGIEKINKNLFVIGIACSDVFFALDTFCIYVRYWWKDFPYAEITNLTCVILFVISVAFIMLHVSVGIKEKTLNLDCKYITLSIFIIICFVLQWISIYVSTLRKIPWACIGYIFFCIVEIVYIRKRSSTSLDGCINNDENKSGSDDNILMYDGLTKREQEIAECICQGLSNKEIAEKLVISQNTVRNHIYNLYRKTEVKNKVEFVNKMRK
- a CDS encoding S41 family peptidase; protein product: MIYLRLFSQDRISLVMTSCMLVCFLGILIALHFCKKKKEFISKKWKWICCIPFAMSLLHLFFLGFKGKIVMSLVYYGGIYIVSALIMLLPYIVNMKYKVVVEIISVVVVIILSLYTVAYPAITNSDTRNFSHLSYEESFEAMIGNIKKYDSVSKWKETDFDKLREEILPKIRKAEEHESPAAFYAALCEFTYYLYDGHSWVKTGSEQIAKEAEEIMAGNDYGFSMVRLDTGETIAVCVEKNSVAEKAGIHFGTVIKSWNGKEIDKAIEETKCIYTKEYGRWPVEENEEMYKPVFLAGKGEETVEVEFIDETGGRQSLTLSKIGNYRERLEKVAGIIQGKSVLEEKENFYTEMLNDTVGYIRILEEETTLFEDIPAYISGHNEYAKELLANKIDELKAKGMESLIIDVRNNTGGYTSMVRDWAGMFTKEAFFVDNMAYCEGDETEIVKEEWVDADGRYADIPTVVLTNSRCVSAGDYLVYCFGKCENVRVAGMTTSCGSSQPVGGNCVMTDCIGEVRFPVNWMLEENGDYFIDSKADRISRLPNDVDISFDYEAAKKMFEDGVDYELMKLMDF
- a CDS encoding L-lactate dehydrogenase; protein product: MSANRKIVIIGAGHVGSHCAYALAIQGICEEIVLLDIDEVKAESHAMDIADSVCFLGSSVIVRTGDYQDCKDADIIVISAGVPRLPGQTRLDTLGASLECMKEIVTHLEKIEIPGIIITISNPADIIADYIRKETGLPRNRVFSTGTSLDTARMRRTVGDLCKVDPHSVVGFVMGEHGDSSMIPFSHLTIFGKGYKELKQEDSIRYGNLSEEKILERTHLRGMDIINGKGSTEFGIGYVLADMAKAVLMNEHRVLPASVLLEGEYGQTAVHAGVPCVIGRNGIEQIIELKLTEEEQRQFDASCDIIRKYMP
- a CDS encoding GNAT family N-acetyltransferase, giving the protein MRKYFWQKDNVSLVTYTEKYKDFIDNEPDEEDICLMILNENEECVGHIVLNWLDERGGSTGIYVEVDEKYRRHGYGTSAMEIMLEYAFNERRLHKVQGASKSNEEGIGQFLYQLGFSYEATRSNMFVVDGKKVDEYYYGMTEAEYRDSEREKKHHTIAPADFMIPVSSCFGMPEDGRKYEFTYVDYERDNDCYYCNGLKFRGTTMEDCLTNNEIIYDSRICRLFDDDVKMPGLTDVVDEFAVNHLNYKMEDDRLEFAIEEDGQYMGCVSLCGINKEHERVSASIYLRPECRGKGIGPRALQFAMSYAAKELGCTTFFTCVSAGNEASARMMYKVGLHLTGIQREAAFVGGKYVDTYFFEK
- a CDS encoding subtilin biosynthesis sensor protein SpaK, with the translated sequence MKYKTTDEWRNFSFAEAYIGDIQATNGFFHMELDNVTILPENSCNRDIRKMRTNGLVLKLEDFAITSLIEEGYKVFDANGNPMKEVEDVVIAEKDYFSVIKELVEGVIYSLEKEENTYVFSIDAVNERTYTLEVKASHDIEEWERFLNLTAE
- a CDS encoding cupin domain-containing protein, giving the protein MSEFTTIPNHVKFKAKKLFGEVGRIIDGSIAYIDLEGGGPVEQHTHEHDHLFIVTQGAAKILLGDEEIVLKKDEAFLVKGSIPHATWNISDGETVMIGISVKQEK
- a CDS encoding MarR family winged helix-turn-helix transcriptional regulator gives rise to the protein MTNELELLITGRQFQKMCEREYETIRKKYDLRKVELDMLYFLDYFQEARTAKDIAKMRQVSKAHISSAVENLVGRQLLETREDPEDRRRMLLELTEAGGEIVKEVALVRKRMTEIVYDGITDQEKQVMQQAAKKMMQNMQKEIKVTGKENAQ
- a CDS encoding cytidylate kinase-like family protein — protein: MKMIAIDREYGSGGREVGKIISEKTGIPCYDNRLIMEAAENFGLSVGMMKDYDEKNIGSTLYNIAMIASNMKMDGESNKTYEIYYAISETIKRIAAEGPAIFIGRCAGETLRENENVVNAFIYASDVEKRKQRIMEVDHVSESNANYALKRRDKQRKAFYEFYTNKKWGERQNYDIMLNTANLGYEACADILIDIAK